Proteins from a genomic interval of Symmachiella macrocystis:
- a CDS encoding tetratricopeptide repeat protein, with protein MTDISFTTGISRPTSQKHREQLVALTALATNGRVFRAGLCAMFVVLTGQLSTVNGADTVTIKSTNKTVSGDVSEITRDSVSVKSLSRTVKIPANDVAAIKWSKEPAKLNIARGDERRGRFAEALEDYEEIQGSINSPSAELKTDLEFGIANCTAELALQSEGDDADAVAQLEAFLKAYPQSYHYYKSLELLGRLYTQQQAWDNAERSYQELAKSSLPEYQMTAKIGEGRILLSQGGDDTAAAKAAFDAVIKMDVSSPSEKNKQFEAKLGLARCLVREQKYAESLEILDQVVSDTNITDEEVLANAYIQQGKCHMAADQNKLAVLSFLHVDTLLFQAQGPHAEALYYLTRLWPKVGKTKRGEDARMKLETKFPESRWVKQLNDN; from the coding sequence ATGACAGACATCAGTTTCACTACCGGGATAAGTCGGCCCACGTCGCAAAAACATCGGGAACAGCTAGTCGCTTTGACCGCTCTCGCGACCAATGGCCGCGTATTCCGTGCCGGTTTGTGTGCCATGTTCGTCGTGCTGACGGGACAATTATCAACGGTCAACGGGGCCGACACGGTTACGATAAAAAGTACCAACAAGACCGTCAGCGGCGATGTTTCTGAAATCACCCGAGATTCGGTGTCGGTGAAATCGCTCTCGCGAACGGTCAAAATTCCGGCCAACGACGTGGCTGCAATCAAATGGTCGAAGGAACCGGCGAAACTCAATATCGCGCGCGGCGATGAACGCCGCGGACGATTTGCCGAAGCGTTGGAAGACTACGAGGAAATTCAAGGTTCGATCAATTCCCCGTCGGCAGAGTTAAAGACCGACCTAGAATTCGGCATCGCGAACTGCACGGCGGAATTGGCACTGCAATCCGAGGGGGACGATGCCGATGCGGTCGCTCAACTCGAAGCATTTCTCAAGGCGTACCCGCAAAGCTACCATTACTACAAAAGCCTCGAGCTCTTGGGCCGGTTGTACACTCAACAACAAGCTTGGGACAATGCGGAACGCAGTTATCAGGAGCTAGCAAAATCCTCGCTGCCCGAATACCAGATGACAGCCAAAATCGGCGAAGGGCGTATTCTGCTATCGCAGGGTGGTGATGACACAGCAGCTGCCAAGGCGGCATTCGATGCTGTAATCAAAATGGATGTATCGTCCCCCAGTGAAAAAAACAAGCAGTTTGAAGCGAAGTTGGGACTGGCCCGCTGCCTGGTTCGCGAACAGAAATATGCCGAATCGCTAGAAATTCTAGACCAAGTTGTTTCCGATACGAACATTACCGATGAAGAGGTTCTGGCCAACGCCTACATTCAACAAGGCAAATGCCACATGGCGGCCGATCAAAACAAATTAGCCGTCTTGTCGTTTTTGCACGTCGATACGCTCTTGTTTCAAGCCCAAGGGCCGCATGCCGAAGCACTGTACTATTTAACGCGATTGTGGCCGAAAGTCGGTAAAACAAAGCGGGGGGAAGATGCCCGCATGAAGCTGGAAACAAAATTTCCGGAGAGCCGGTGGGTCAAGCAATTGAACGACAACTGA
- a CDS encoding MotA/TolQ/ExbB proton channel family protein, with protein sequence MLNRFGMPGGRIRFWSWLVISGILLGFAAADLPGIGPASVHAQADPAAANDNAEPAAAPAPAAAEPPAAEAATPAKKSGDRSLLFWMIEASGVFGLILLLLSFVMVALSVMNALQIRRDIFIPPAFVETFEQQIAKKDYQTAYDTARNDDSYLARVMTAGLGKISRGQKEAMEGMQEAGEQEAMEIEHKLSFLALIGSIAPMFGLMGTVYGMIASFRVIANSETSPKPAQLAEGISTALFTTLEGLIVAIPAMVAYLVLRNRLARLSSEVGMVSESLITQLTPSRKSSGGSSQASKE encoded by the coding sequence ATGTTGAACCGCTTTGGTATGCCGGGTGGACGGATTCGCTTTTGGTCATGGTTGGTAATTTCCGGCATTTTGCTTGGTTTTGCGGCCGCCGACCTACCGGGTATCGGCCCCGCCTCGGTACACGCCCAGGCGGATCCCGCAGCCGCCAACGATAACGCAGAGCCTGCCGCCGCTCCCGCTCCCGCCGCCGCAGAGCCGCCCGCAGCTGAAGCAGCGACCCCCGCCAAGAAATCAGGCGATCGCAGCTTACTGTTTTGGATGATTGAAGCTTCGGGAGTCTTTGGTCTGATCTTGTTATTGCTCTCATTCGTCATGGTGGCGTTGTCCGTGATGAATGCACTGCAGATCCGCCGTGACATTTTCATCCCCCCCGCCTTCGTCGAAACGTTCGAACAGCAGATCGCGAAAAAGGACTATCAAACGGCTTATGACACAGCACGCAACGACGACTCCTATCTCGCACGGGTGATGACAGCCGGATTGGGTAAAATCAGCCGGGGACAAAAAGAGGCCATGGAAGGCATGCAAGAGGCCGGCGAACAAGAGGCGATGGAAATCGAACACAAGCTCAGCTTTTTGGCGTTAATCGGTTCAATCGCTCCCATGTTCGGACTGATGGGAACGGTGTACGGTATGATCGCCTCCTTTCGCGTGATCGCCAACAGCGAAACCAGTCCCAAACCGGCGCAACTAGCCGAAGGGATTTCGACGGCGTTGTTCACCACACTCGAAGGGTTGATTGTGGCAATCCCCGCCATGGTGGCTTATCTGGTACTTCGCAACCGCTTGGCACGGTTGTCAAGCGAAGTCGGCATGGTGAGCGAAAGTTTGATCACCCAGTTGACCCCTTCGCGAAAATCATCGGGCGGGTCCTCACAAGCGTCCAAGGAGTAG
- a CDS encoding ExbD/TolR family protein, with protein MRFHKHDPFLSEADMTPMIDVVFQLIAFFMVIINFEATQADERVKLPSSDLARPTKVKPDQELVLNIGFVRDEDGNPLDPEPFVFYAGDEKIRISDMAAKLNLEAEFFQRKNKVANDSIKTTVIIRADAEVPTGMIQELIKLCREAKFEKFHLKAKSEEP; from the coding sequence ATGCGATTCCATAAACACGATCCCTTTTTGTCTGAAGCCGACATGACGCCGATGATCGACGTCGTGTTTCAGTTGATCGCGTTTTTTATGGTGATCATCAACTTCGAAGCGACTCAGGCGGACGAGCGGGTCAAACTCCCCAGTAGCGACTTAGCACGACCGACTAAAGTCAAGCCCGACCAGGAGTTGGTGCTCAATATCGGTTTCGTACGGGATGAGGATGGGAATCCGCTCGATCCCGAACCGTTTGTCTTCTATGCCGGTGACGAAAAAATTCGCATCTCGGACATGGCGGCAAAATTAAATCTCGAAGCGGAGTTCTTTCAACGGAAAAACAAGGTCGCCAACGACAGCATCAAAACAACAGTGATCATCCGTGCCGACGCCGAAGTCCCCACGGGGATGATTCAAGAATTGATTAAATTGTGTCGCGAAGCCAAGTTCGAAAAATTTCACCTCAAGGCCAAGTCGGAAGAGCCTTGA
- a CDS encoding ExbD/TolR family protein, producing the protein MRFSKQRSGYRRIEAQMAPMIDVVFLLLIFFMLTLKVVSSEGDFSINMPIGAPAPSNEDIQTLPIKVRLTADENGQLAGVSLNNQQLGNTDVAFERLNTGILRVIGKPGNPLTSDMEVEIDADFGLHYRYTVQAISACTGKVNSKGQPVKYIEKIKFSQPRKAE; encoded by the coding sequence ATGCGATTTTCTAAACAGCGCAGCGGTTATCGCCGCATTGAAGCACAGATGGCGCCGATGATCGACGTGGTGTTTCTGCTGCTGATTTTCTTCATGTTGACGTTGAAGGTCGTTTCCTCTGAGGGGGACTTCAGTATCAATATGCCGATCGGCGCTCCGGCCCCATCAAATGAAGATATCCAAACACTGCCGATCAAAGTTCGCCTGACGGCCGACGAAAACGGGCAACTGGCCGGAGTCTCATTGAATAACCAACAACTGGGCAACACGGATGTCGCCTTTGAACGGCTCAACACCGGAATCCTCAGAGTTATTGGCAAGCCCGGCAATCCGCTGACTAGCGACATGGAGGTCGAGATCGATGCTGATTTTGGTCTGCATTATCGCTACACCGTCCAAGCGATCAGCGCCTGCACCGGCAAAGTGAACTCCAAAGGCCAACCGGTG